The proteins below come from a single Eptesicus fuscus isolate TK198812 chromosome 5, DD_ASM_mEF_20220401, whole genome shotgun sequence genomic window:
- the LOC103283897 gene encoding disintegrin and metalloproteinase domain-containing protein 20: MAVGEALVHIKVTLLLLWFGVSLSISGHSQARRSQRFSKEVVIPLKVTSRDRDAKAPGWLSYSLRFGGQRHIVHMRVKKFLVSRHLPVFTYTDQHALQEDQPFVPDDCYYHGYVQGVPGSLVALSTCSGGFRGILQINDLAYEIEPIRHSSTFEHLVYKIDSDDVQFPPMRCGLTEEKIARQLELQELPKSTLMQSSYVNWWTHLRFLELAIVVDHFRYVFSGSNVSLVQRELLNVVSVIDIFYTPFKLNIVLIGVEIWNQGNLVSTDDIDQLLEDFSLWKFTHLDGRLQHDDVHLVIKKSFGSKLGVAYIGGLCRKPFNSGVVVFQDHNVYSFALTVTHELGHTLGMQHDTAWCVCGYKWCIMAALKRLTIKFSNCSYAQYWDYTTRSGSCIYPPPYAGNIFRLQYCGNQVVEGGEECDCGSLKQCDQDPCCLLNCTLSPGSACAFGLCCKDCKFMPSGALCRPQINECDLPEWCNGTSHQCPEDGYVQDGIPCGDNAYCYKKSCNNRDKQCREIFGEDAKSASQECYKEINSQGSRFGHCGLIDKGYLKCNTTDIFCGRVQCKDVSVIPNLTEHTTVHQFQINFTSCWGTDYHLGITTPDIGQVKDGSVCGPGNICIHQKCVSMPLVSQDCQTDTCHTRGVCNNKQHCHCSQGWAPPNCTQKGNGGSIDSGPPPSKKEEPQAKLSYLFLLWLIPLIALFLCCFLLLCMIKKRKKEEEIEKGKETEKGKEEEVEKEKGKEKEEVEKEKEEEEEEEEEPENEEEQ, translated from the coding sequence ATGGCAGTGGGTGAGGCCCTGGTGCACATCAAGGTCACTCTTCTGCTGCTTTGGTTTGGGGTGTCTCTGTCCATTTCTGGCCACTCTCAGGCCAGGCGCTCTCAGCGCTTCTCCAAAGAAGTCGTGATCCCCTTGAAGGTGACCAGCAGGGACCGAGATGCTAAGGCTCCGGGCTGGCTCTCCTACAGCCTGCGGTTCGGGGGCCAGAGACACATTGTCCACATGAGGGTCAAGAAGTTCCTGGTTTCCAGACACCTACCAGTGTTCACCTACACAGACCAGCATGCCCTCCAAGAGGATCAGCCTTTTGTTCCTGATGACTGCTACTACCATGGTTATGTGCAGGGGGTCCCAGGGTCCCTGGTTGCCCTCAGTACCTGTTCTGGAGGTTTTCGAGGAATACTACAGATAAATGACCTTGCTTACGAAATCGAGCCCATCAGGCACTCTTCCACATTTGAACACCTGGTGTATAAGATAGATAGTGATGATGTACAGTTCCCCCCTATGAGATGTGGCTTGACAGAAGAGAAAATAGCACGCCAATTGGAGTTGCAAGAGTTGCCTAAGTCCACTCTGATGCAAAGTTCTTATGTGAACTGGTGGACTCACTTGCGATTTCTTGAGTTGGCAATAGTTGTGGACCACTTTCGATACGTTTTCTCTGGAAGTAATGTGTCATTAGTGCAGCGTGAACTACTTAATGTTGTCAGTGTGATAGATATCTTCTATACCCCTTTCAAGCTTAATATAGTTTTGATCGGAGTTGAGATCTGGAATCAAGGAAACCTAGTTTCCACTGATGACATAGATCAGCTTCTGGAAGACTTTTCTCTCTGGAAGTTTACCCATCTTGATGGCCGACTGCAACATGATGATGTCCATCTTGtcataaaaaaatcatttggtaGTAAGCTTGGTGTTGCCTACATTGGAGGACTATGCCGGAAGCCTTTTAATAGTGGAGTTGTTGTTTTCCAGGACCACAATGTGTACTCTTTTGCACTTACTGTGACCCATGAGCTTGGTCATACTCTGGGTATGCAGCATGACactgcatggtgtgtgtgtggttacaAGTGGTGCATAATGGCGGCCTTGAAACGGCTAACAATTAAATTCAGCAACTGCAGTTATGCCCAGTATTGGGACTATACAACCCGATCTGGTTCATGTATTTATCCTCCTCCATATGCAGGGAATATTTTTAGGTTACAGTATTGTGGGAACCAAGTTGTTGAAGGAGGAGAGGAGTGTGACTGTGGGTCTCTAAAGCAGTGTGACCAAGATCCCTGTTGTCTGTTGAACTGCACGCTGAGCCCTGGTTCTGCTTGTGCTTTTGGGCTGTGTTGCAAAGACTGCAAGTTCATGCCATCAGGGGCTTTGTGCAGACCACAGATCAATGAATGTGACCTTCCAGAGTGGTGCAATGGGACATCCCACCAGTGCCCAGAAGATGGATATGTGCAGGATGGGATTCCCTGTGGTGACAATGCCTACTGCTATAAAAAGAGTTGTAATAACCGTGACAAACAGTGCAGGGAGATTTTTGGTGAAGATGCAAAGAGTGCATCTCAGGAGTGCTACAAAGAAATCAACTCCCAGGGAAGCCGTTTTGGCCACTGTGGTCTAATTGACAAGGGATACTTAAAATGTAATACCACCGATATCTTCTGTGGGAGAGTTCAGTGTAAAGACGTGTCAGTTATTCCTAACCTGACAGAACATACTACAGTACATCAGTTCCAGATCAATTTCACCAGTTGCTGGGGCACTGATTACCATTTAGGGATAACCACACCTGATATTGGTCAAGTGAAAGATGGCTCCGTGTGTGGTCCAGGAAATATATGCATCCACCAGAAATGTGTCAGTATGCCTCTTGTATCACAAGACTGTCAGACTGATACCTGCCACACGAGGGGAGTCTGCAATAATAAACAGCATTGCCACTGCAGCCAAGGGTGGGCACCTCCCAACTGCACGCAAAAAGGCAATGGAGGTAGTATTGATAGCGGCCCACCTCCTTCTAAGAAAGAAGAACCACAGGCCAAGTTGTCTTACCTTTTTTTATTGTGGCTTATTCCTttgattgctttatttttatgttgcTTCCTTCTGCTTTGtatgataaagaaaagaaaaaaggaagaagagatagagaaaggaaaagaaacagaaaagggaaaggaagaagaggtagagaaagaaaaaggaaaagaaaaggaagaggtagagaaagaaaaagaagaagaagaagaagaagaggaggaaccTGAGAACGAAGAGGAGCAATAA
- the ADAM21 gene encoding disintegrin and metalloproteinase domain-containing protein 21, whose amino-acid sequence MEAGEARVSMRIVILLLWLGVFLSPSCLSQARLSQHLSSPEVVVPLKVTSKGRGSQVPGWLSYSIQLGGWRHIIHMRVKKFLVSRHLPVFTYTDQHALQEDQPFVPDDCYYHGYVQGVPGSLVALSTCSGGFRGMLQINDLAYEIEPIRHSTTFEHLVYKIDSDDVQLPPMRCGLTKKDVAHQQLGLEEAEKTILKQNSTDSWWAHSWFLELVVVVDRNFFLYSQSNFSKVQEDVYLVINIVDSIYQQLDTYVILIAIEIWNHDNVFSMISIEQVLEDFAQWKQISLSRLQCDAAHIFIKDSLISTLGIAYVAGICRPPIDCAVNNFQEDPWYLFALTVAHELGHTLGMQHDQEFCWCGQSGCIMSAIRMPAERFTNCSYAAFTKTTLNQGSCLHNLPSTGETLVLKRCGNDVIEEGEQCDCGSLKQCEQDPCCLLNCTLSPGSACAFGLCCKDCKFMPSGALCRPQISECDLPEWCNGTSHQCPEDGYVQDGIPCGDNAYCYKKSCNSRDKQCREIFGEDAKSASQECYKEINSQGSRFGHCGLNSTTYLKCNTSDIFCGRVQCENVRNIPYLRDHSALQHTHINGVTCWGVGHHLGINTPDIGQVKDGTMCGSRKICIQKKCVSVPLLSQVCLPETCNMKGICNNKHHCHCGYGWSPPYCLHRGYGGSVDSGPASPRKVFFPVMILSLSVLLLLLIIVFIYLQKRLGP is encoded by the coding sequence ATGGAGGCTGGTGAGGCCAGGGTGTCCATGAGAATTGTTATCCTGCTGCTCTGGCTTGGGGTGTTTCTATCCCCTTCTTGCCTCTCCCAGGCAAGGCTTTCTCAACACCTCAGCTCCCCAGAAGTGGTGGTCCCCCTGAAGGTGACAAGCAAGGGCAGAGGTTCACAGGTTCCGGGCTGGCTCTCCTATAGCATTCAGTTAGGGGGCTGGAGACACATTATCCACATGAGGGTCAAGAAGTTCCTGGTTTCCAGACACCTACCAGTGTTCACCTACACAGACCAGCATGCCCTCCAAGAGGATCAGCCTTTTGTTCCTGATGACTGCTACTACCATGGTTATGTGCAGGGGGTCCCAGGGTCCCTGGTTGCCCTCAGTACCTGTTCTGGAGGTTTTCGAGGAATGCTACAGATAAATGACCTTGCTTATGAAATCGAGCCCATCAGGCACTCTACCACATTTGAACACCTGGTGTATAAGATAGATAGTGATGATGTACAGTTGCCACCTATGAGATGTGGCTTGACAAAGAAGGATGTAGCACACCAACAACTGGGATTAGAAGAGGCTGAGAAAACAATTCTGAAGCAAAATTCAACTGATAGCTGGTGGGCCCACTCATGGTTTCTGGAGCTGGTTGTGGTGGTAGATCGAAATTTCTTCCTTTACTCCCAAAGTAACTTCTCAAAGGTGCAGGAGGATGTATATCTTGTTATCAACATAGTGGATTCCATTTATCAGCAGTTGGATACCTATGTGATTTTGATTGCGATTGAGATTTGGAATCATGACAATGTTTTCTCAATGATAAGCATAGAACAGGTTCTGGAggattttgctcagtggaaacAAATCAGTCTTTCGAGGCTACAGTGTGATGCTGCTCATATTTTCATTAAAGATTCACTTATAAGTACACTTGGTATAGCCTATGTTGCAGGAATATGTCGCCCTCCTATTGACTGTGCAGTTAATAATTTCCAAGAAGACCCCTGGTATCTTTTTGCCCTCACCGTGGCCCACGAGTTAGGCCATACTTTGGGTATGCAGCATGATCAAGAATTCTGCTGGTGTGGGCAAAGTGGTTGCATCATGAGTGCTATTAGAATGCCAGCAGAGAGATTCACCAACTGTAGTTATGCAGCTTTTACAAAGACTACTTTAAACCAAGGATCATGTCTGCACAATCTTCCAAGTACAGGGGAAACGCTTGTGCTGAAGCGCTGTGGAAATGATGTGATTGAAGAAGGAGAGCAGTGTGACTGTGGGTCTCTAAAGCAGTGTGAACAAGATCCCTGTTGTCTGTTGAACTGCACGCTGAGCCCTGGTTCTGCTTGTGCTTTTGGGCTGTGTTGCAAAGACTGCAAGTTCATGCCATCAGGGGCTTTGTGCAGACCACAGATCAGTGAATGTGACCTTCCAGAGTGGTGCAATGGGACATCCCACCAGTGCCCAGAAGATGGATATGTGCAGGATGGGATTCCCTGTGGTGACAATGCCTACTGCTATAAAAAGAGTTGTAATAGCCGTGACAAACAGTGCAGGGAGATTTTTGGTGAAGATGCAAAGAGTGCATCTCAGGAGTGCTACAAAGAAATCAACTCCCAGGGAAGCCGTTTTGGCCACTGTGGTCTAAATAGTACTACATACCTAAAATGTAATACCTCAGATATCTTCTGTGGGAGAGTTCAATGTGAGAATGTAAGAAACATTCCCTATCTAAGAGATCACTCTGCTTTGCAGCACACTCATATCAATGGTGTCACCTGCTGGGGTGTCGGTCATCATTTAGGGATAAACACACCTGATATTGGTCAAGTGAAAGATGGCACCATGTGTGGTTCAAGAAAGATCTGCATACAGAAGAAGTGTGTCAGTGTCCCTCTCCTATCACAAGTCTGCCTGCCTGAGACCTGCAACATGAAGGGAATCTGCAATAATAAACATCACTGCCACTGTGGCTATGGGTGGTCTCCGCCCTACTGCCTGCACAGAGGCTATGGAGGTAGTGTTGACAGTGGCCCAGCATCTCCCAGAAAAGTATTCTTTCCAGTTATGATTCTTAGTTTGTCTGTTTTGCTCCTACTGTTGATTATTGTATTTATATATCTCCAGAAACGTTTGGGTCCCTAG